CCTCATAGAATTCATAATCCCGTACAGATGAAAGATAAAATAGGGTGAATGGTAGTAGAAGTCAATTCTGTGAGCATTCCAGGGATAGGTTTAGCAAGGGGACAAGATGCCATTTTTAATCCCTTCAAAAAGGAGAAATAGGAGTTTTTGTTTTCAACATCCTTTAATTTCTCTGTTATGTTAGTTTTCTATGGCTATCGTAATGAATTACCACAAacaaagctgagtgtcgaagaattgatgcttttgaactgtggtgttggagaagactcttgcaaatcccttggactgcaaggagatccaaccagtccatcctaaaggagatcagtcctgggtgttcactggaagaactgatgctgaggctgaaacttcaatactttggccacctcatgtgaagagttaactcattggaaaagaccctgatgctgggagggattaggggcaggaggagaaggggacgacagaggatgagatggctggatggcatcaccaactcactgcacgtgagtttgggtgaaccccgggggttggtgatggacagggaggcctggtgtgctgcgattcatggggtcacaaagaatcggacatgactgagcaactgaactgaaccacaaaaAAATGTATCACTGTATAGTTCTGTAAGTCAGGAAGGTAACATGGGTCTCATTGGACTAAAATAAAGCCACCATCAGGGCTATGTTCCATTCTGGAAGTTGAAGGGGcaaatctgtttccttgtcttCTCCAGATTCTAAGCTGCCCAATTTTTGGATCATGGACCCTTTCTTCCATTTTCAGAGTGGTGTACTGAGTCCTTCTTATACTTCAGCATTCTAACCCACTCTTATCCTTTTCCATGTTTAAGGACTGATCACGTCCACTTAAGTAGCCCGGGATAATCTCCCCACCTCAGCTTCCTTAATcttgtgtgccaagtcacttcagttgtgtccaactctttggaccctgtgaactatagcccaccaggctcttcagtccatgggattctccaggcaagaatactggagtgggttgccttgcccttttccaggggatcttcccaacccaggaattgaacctgcatctcttatgtcctgGGCAGTGGCAAGCGGGTGTCTTTCCAATGTGCAAGTGCCAagtgtctttaccactagcaccacctgggaatcttaAATATATGTGCAAAAATCTTTTTTGCCCAATAAGGAATATTCACAAATATGAGTGATTAAGCCGTGGTTTGGGCGATTATTATTCTCTTTACTACACAATGTAAAACTTACAGTATGTTGAACAAATCCTAAATATACAACTTGAAGAATTTTTGTGTGTCTATACCCTTATGACCATCACTAGGAAAAGATATAGCACACTTTAAACCCTCTCATTTCCTAGAAATTCTTGGTGACCCCTCCCCGTCTTCCAAAGACAAACACTCTTTGACCTACATCACCATGGATTACTTTTGCCTGCTTTGAAAATTCATGGAAATAGAATCAAGAAATATGTACTGCTTTTGTATtgggtttctttttctcaatACTTTATGAGATTAATTGGTGTTCATACaactataataataatttatcttttgttttctgggtATTATCCTGTTGTGTGCATAAGCcatgtttatccattctcccacTGTTAGGCATTTATAGTTGAGGGCTATTGTGGATAAAGATATGATGAGCTTTCTTTTGCAAGTCTGTTGGTTTGTATGTACATATATTGTTCAGCTTTAGTAAATATAGCTGCAGAATCTTCAAAGTGGTTTTAACAATTTACACTTCTACCAGCAGTAATAAGAATTTCAGTTGCTCTGTATCCTCAGTGACAAATATCATCATCAGACCTCTTGATTTGGGGGATTCAGGTACAGTGGTGTCTCACTGTGATTTAATGTGTAATTTCTTGaggactaatgatgttgagcaccttttctcATGCTAACTGAATATTTGTATATTGtcttcaagtcttttgcccattttacgTTAGTTCAGtcatatgacttttaaaaaataaaatgtgtagatGTCCTTTATATATGTCCTGTATAAGATGTCCTTTAATAATTTATAGATGTTGTGAAAATAGGTATTTGTCAGATATGCTTATTGCAATGTATTTCTCATCACTATTTCACTCTTTTAATGATCCTTTTGGTGAATGAAAGTTCTAAATTTTaacaaatgtgtatttatttattcattgtttttacttttttaatctgttttttattAGACTTGACATTTTTATATGTGTGGAGTGAATATTTGAAACATGTAAGTTGATTGCCAAGTTACTATCTTCTGCATTGACTTAAATGACATACATTTTAACTCATCTGCTCTCTGTGGTTTACACTACAATATGTTTATTCAGTGCTTTTTATAACTACATAATAATAAAGACCATTTTAGCAGTCTTTTTTATGGTTAATGTTtttgagttatatttttaaaatagttacctACTCCAAAAACATGAAGATATTCTCTTGTATCATCTTCTAGATATTCTATTGCTTTGCCTTTCACACTTGGGTCTATGGTTCATCTCAAATAATTTTTTGTATGTGTGAGGCAGGCAtcacattacatttatttctcatatgaATATCCATGTAACTCagcattatttattgaaaatatcatccttttctcctttgattgtAGGGACAACTTTGCTTTAAATCAGATAACTATAGATATGGGGGTATATCTTTGGACTCTCTTTTCTATTCCACTGACAGATTTGTCTATCCTCTTGCCAACATATCACAGGGGCACTAGAACCAGAAATACCATGCAGTGAACTCTGACCAACAGTGCTTTCATTGGTTAGAACAAACAGCACATTTTCACGATAACTATTATAATTATCCTACCCCATGCCAAGGCGATCTTATGTATCAATATTTACATTGGATGTTTCTTGAGGAAAGCAATTTTGCTGCCTGTTTTGTAATTGCACATTTTATATCTAGCAGACAATCAATAATGATTGATTATATCAAACTGTGAAGTTTCTCAACTAAAGGATAAATACTGATGTTAGAATATTTAAAAGACTGGAAACCTGTTGAGAAATACCCTTTAAAAGTTAGACACATATAagtaaaccaaacaaaaattctCTCTTTAGGTTCAAAGAGTGCGACTCAGGAAACCTGAGATACAGTCCTGGCAACGCAGATAAAGCTATTCTACATAGGGCCTGGTGAGTCACTGACTCTTTTGTGTTCAATTGACCTTATCTGAAAACTAATACTGTAATAATATTTCACCTTATAGGACTACTGTGACACTGACTTAAAAACAAACTTGAAGAAGAAAAGCTTTCGGTGAAAAGCTAAGATTTTAgctattatacatatatatatatatatatatacacatatatacacacacatatgtgtctgtgtataaaTACAATTCATTATAAGCTCACATTTGTAACATTattgagttatatatatatatatatatatatatatatatatatatatatatatatataaagattctAAGACCCTGAAAGATACTAAAGCAGTTAAATTAGCAACAGgagaataatttaattttaaaacaaatttagagGGAACGACCATCTTCCAGGTAAAGGCCAATGCATGGTTCCCGctgcctcccacctctccccCGGCCCCTCAGGCTGATTCGCCAAAATGACCAACACAAAGGGAAAGAGGCGGGGCACCCACTACATGTTCTCCAGGCCTTTCAGAAAACATGGAGTTGTTCCTTTGGCCACATACATGCGAATCTACGGGAAGGGTGATATTGTAGGTATCAAGGGAATGGATACTGTTCAAAAAGGAATGCCCCACAAATGTTACCATGGCAAAACTGGGAGAGTCTACAATGTTACCCAGCATGCTGTTGGCATCGTTGTAAACAAACAAGTTAAGGGCaagattcttgccaagagaattaaTGTGTGTATCAAGCATATTAAGCACTCTAAGAGCCGAGATAGCTTCCCAAAACGTGTGAaggaaaatgatcagaaaaagaaggaagccaaAGAGAAAGGGACTTGGGTTCAGTTGAAGCACCAGCCTGCTCCACCTAGGGAAGCAGACTTTGTGAAGACCAATGGAAAGGAACCCGAACTGTTGGAGCCCATCCCCTAAGAATTCATGGCCTGATGGGTGTAAAAATAAAGACCTggactgtaaaaaataaataaataaaacaaatttagagTTCACAGTGTTATGACCTTTAACTGATAATTaatcttaaaattatattatacatatatacagcaaCTCTTCACTAACTAGAGCCCTCCCATCATTAATTTGGCCAGATAAATTAGTGTGTAAAACAGTAGACGCAAATGCTTAAACTGATGAGTCTTTCTCTGGACTTGTCTGATTTAATTGAATATGTGCATAAATTCAGAATCAGCAGCAATTAGAAaaggtagatagagtgcctgattaactatggatggagtttcgtgacattgcacaggaggcagggatcaagaccatccccatggaaaagaaatgcaaaaaagcaaaacggctgtctgcagaggccttacaaatagctgtgaaaagaagagaagccaaaagcaaaggagtaaaggaaagatataagcatctgagtgcagagttccaaagaacagcaaggagagataacaaagctttcctcagagatcagtgcaaagaaatacaggaaaataacagaatgggaaacactagagatctccttaagaaaagcagagataccaagggaacatttcatgcaaagatgggcacaataaaggacagaaatggtatggatctaatagaagcagaagatattaaaagaggtggcaagaatacacagaagaactatacagaaaagatcttcatgaccaagataatcacaatgatgtgatcactcatctagagccagacatcctggaatgtcaagtgggccttagaaagcatcactatgaacaaagctattggaggtgatagaattccagttgagctctttcaaatcctgaaagatgatgctgtgaaagtgctgcactcaatatgccagcaagtttggaaaactcagcagtggccacaggactggaaaaggtcagttttcattccaatcccaaagaaaggcaataccaaagaatgctcaaactactgcacagttgcactcatctcacatgctagtaaagtaatgctcaaaattctccaagccaggcttcagcaatacatgaaccatgaacttccagatgttcaagctggttttagaaaaggcagaggaaccagagatcaaattgccaacatccactggatcatggaaaaagcaagagagttccaggaaaacatctatttctgctttattgactatgccaaagcctttgattgtgtggatcgcaataaactgtggaaaattcttagagagatgggaataccagaccacctgacctgcctctatatgcaggtcaggaagcaaagattagaactggatatggaaaacagactggctccagatgggaaaaggagtacgtcaagctgtatcttgtcaccctgcttatttaacttctatgcagagtacatcttgagaaacgctggactggaagaaacacagctggaatcaagattgcagggagaaagatcaataacctcagatatgcagatgacaccacccttatggcagaaagtgaagaggaactaaaaagcctcttgatgaaaatgaaagaggagagtgacaaagttggcttaaagctcaacattcagaaaatgaagatcatggcatccggtcccatcacttcatgggaaatagatggggaaacagtggaaacagtgtcagactttattttttgggctccaaaatcactgcagatggtgactgcagccattaaattaaagacgcttactccttggaagtaaagttatgaccaacctagatatcatattcaaaagcagagacattactttgtcaacaaaggtccatctagtcaaggctatggtttttccagtagtcatgtatggatgtgacagttggactataaagaaagctgagcaccgaagaattgatgcttttgaactgtggtgttggagaagactcttgagagtcccttggactgcaaggagatccaaccagtccactcaaAACgacaccagtcctgggtgttgtctggaaggtctgatgctgaggctgaaactccaatactttggccacctcatgcgaagagttgactcattgaaaaagactctgatgctgggagggattaggggcaggaggagaaagggacgacagaggatgagatggctggatggcatcactgactcgatggacgtgaatctgagtgacctccgggagttggtgatggacagggaggcctgggcatgctgcaattcatggggttgcaaagagttagacacgactgagtgactgaactgaactgaatctataaaTTACTTACATGACATAACACAGGTATTCAGTGCTCAATAAatttatgaataaatgaaaaattcctCCTTTCTCTGTGGTCCCAAAGTTCTATGTAGTATGAGTTGTGTATCTTATTGTAATCATTTATTACATCCCCTTCCCTCCTACACTGTGAAGTCCAGACTGGTGGAAACTTCTTTAGTCATCTGATGTccccagtgcctgacacataccTAGATACTAAGAATATATCTCTCAGCTAATGCTGATAGACTTCTGACAATAACTTCCTGGTGATTAGGGGAAAACATGAC
This region of Ovis canadensis isolate MfBH-ARS-UI-01 breed Bighorn chromosome 3, ARS-UI_OviCan_v2, whole genome shotgun sequence genomic DNA includes:
- the LOC138438126 gene encoding large ribosomal subunit protein eL21-like: MTNTKGKRRGTHYMFSRPFRKHGVVPLATYMRIYGKGDIVGIKGMDTVQKGMPHKCYHGKTGRVYNVTQHAVGIVVNKQVKGKILAKRINVCIKHIKHSKSRDSFPKRVKENDQKKKEAKEKGTWVQLKHQPAPPREADFVKTNGKEPELLEPIP